Genomic segment of Aliarcobacter trophiarum LMG 25534:
TGGAGCACCAAGTGGAGGGCTTGTTGGAGGGAATGAAAACTCTTCTATATCTAACTCATATGCTACAGGAGAGGTAAGTGGAGAAAATGGTATTGGAGGTCTTGTTGGACTTAATAGTCACCACTCTACTATAGAAAATTCATATGCAACAGGAGATGTATTTGGTGAAGATGTTGTTGGAGGATTTGCTGGATATAATGAGAGAGATATTTAGCTCTTTTTATAATAAAGCAAAATCAACTCAAACAAATGGTATAGGAGATAATCAATCAACTCAATCAGAGGTATATTCTAAAACAACTGATGAGATGGCAGATATAGAACTTTATAAAAGCCGTGGATGGACTATAACTCTTGATGAAAATGCTCTAGATATTCCAACATTTGACTCAAATGGTAATTGGGTAATTAAACCTGTAGATAGTCCAAGTGAAGTTGAAAAACCTACTAAATATACTAAAACTGATAAACATGGTGAAATTATAAAAAGTATCGCTTATAATAGTTTTATCTATAAAAAAGATAGATTCAATATAGATGATATAAACACAATTTATAAAAAAAGAGATACAAATATAGAGCTAAAAGATGGTGGTATTAACTTACCAAACAGTAGATTAAGTCAAGTTTTTAACTCATTTTGATAGGCTGTTAATTGGCTAAGGTTTAATATATAAAATTATCTGCCAAAGTTATAAAAGAGGGAAGATATACTTAATTAAATTTGTTTTATATATAAAACTCCAATATCCCTTTAAAGAAAGTTTAATAAAATCTTAGATATTATTCCCGTTCGAAAAATGCAAATTAGTATAAAAACCAACCCTAGTTATGCTTATAAACAAGAAGAGGATGAAAAGATGTAC
This window contains:
- a CDS encoding GLUG motif-containing protein; amino-acid sequence: MNFNKEYKNRFRILKGGLVSLVISSCLYGAPSGGLVGGNENSSISNSYATGEVSGENGIGGLVGLNSHHSTIENSYATGDVFGEDVVGGFAGYNERDI